Genomic segment of Triticum aestivum cultivar Chinese Spring chromosome 6A, IWGSC CS RefSeq v2.1, whole genome shotgun sequence:
TATGCCGATGGCCGTACAGAGGTCGTCGGCATAtatgcctatgccgacggctttccTATGCCGACGATATGACAcatctacgctgacgtgatctacgctGATGGATGTATGCCGATGGTGGCTGTCGGCATAGACCTAGGCCGACGGGTTTGGGGCCTATGGCGACGGCCAGCGACCGGCGGCTTAGAGGGGCAGTCCGGTAGTGTTGTAGGATTTATCAGGGTTATGCTGGTTGGGGCGCTGGTTGTGGCGGCATCTGTTAAACCTAGTCAGTATCTTGGTTGGGTAGTCTGCACTTTAGAGGAGGGAGTGTGCACCGTAGGATTTGCTGCTGTGATGTAAGCTGGCAATAGCCTCGTGTCGGTTGTGAGACTTGGTGATTTCTAATAATGAAAATCGGAGAGGAAACTCTCTTTGTCAAAAAGAAAAACCTTTTGTAGGACCAGTCAGAGCTCATCATTCTTGTGACGGAGTGACAGACTTCACAAGCTGCATAACCGCAAAGATACAATGCACGTCTGGAAATGCCCACACCAACCAAACCCCAAAACCGGCAAGGAATTACTGTAAACCACAGGACATAATTACCAGAGAATTAAAGGTCCTCGCGCGAGCGCTGTGACGAGGCAGGGGCAGTGCACCAACCCGCACGTCGTCCGGGCCACGCGGAGTAAATTCCGGCGACGACGGCATGCATGATCCAAGCAAGAGGGTCAGTCACTAGATGCACAAGTGCCTACCTAGACAGATCCGCTATAAATGGCGACGACACGCAACGTTTCAGTGCATCCACGAGGTCTAGGACTAGGTGCGCCAACACATACTACGGCAAGTGAGTGAAGTGGAGTGTGGAGCGCTAGCGGCAATGGCGGCCTCCTCGTGGCAAGTGGCTCTTCTCGCCTTCGCGGTCTGCGTGCTCCCAGCCCTGCCGGCGGCGAGCGCGGCCCGGGCCTTCTTCATCTTCGGCGACTCGCTGGTGGACAACGGCAACAACAACTACCTCATGACGTCGGCGCGCGCCGACTCGTGGCCCTACGGCATCGACACCCCAGACCACCGCGCCACGGGGAGGTTCTCCAATGGCAAGAACGTCGTCGACCTCATCAGTTGAGTAGCGACCTCGTGCATTCATGGACGCACTTCACCGGCCGTCGGTGGTATCTGTAGTTGAGGCTAACTGGTTGATTGGTTAACATTTAACAATGTTGCACGCAGGCGAGCAGATAGGATCCGTGCCGGTGCTGCCGTATCTTAGCCCCGAGCTGGACGGCGAGAACCTGCTCGTCGGCGCCAACTTCGCCTCCGCCGGCATCGGAATCCTCAACGACACCGGCATCCAGTTCGTACGTGCTTCCTTCACCGATCCATCCATCGTTTAATGCACACTTCATTCAACAATTAACTCTACTGTACACACTCTCTAATGCATGCATCGTGCAGGCCAACATCATCCGGATCTCGAAGCAGCTGACCTACTTCGAGCAGTACAAGCACCGGCTGGCCAAGCTCTACGGCCCGGAGCGGGCGGCGCGGGTGGTCGGCGGCGCGCTGACGCTCATCACGCTCGGCGGCAACGACTTCGTCAACAACTACTACCTGGTGCCCTACTCGGCCCGCTCCCGGGAGTTCTCCCTCCCCGACTACATCAAGTACATTTTGTCCGAGTACAAGCAGGTGCTCCGCCGCATCCACGGCCTCGGCGCGCGCCGCATCCTCGTCACCGGCGTCGGCCCCATCGGCTGCGTGCCCGCCGAGCTCGCCATGCACAGCCTCGACGGCAGCTGCGACCCCGAGCTGCAGCGCGCGTCCGAGGCCTACAACCCGCAGATGGAGGCCATGCTCAACCAGCTCAACGCCGAGGTCGGCAGCGGGAACGGCAACGGCGCGGTGTTCGTGGCAGTGAACACGCGCCGCGCGCACGACGACTTCATCGCCGACCCCAAGGCATACGGCTTCGTCACCGCCACCGAGGCCTGCTGCGGCCAGGGCCGGTTCAACGGCATCGGC
This window contains:
- the LOC123128968 gene encoding GDSL esterase/lipase At5g33370 isoform X1; its protein translation is MAASSWQVALLAFAVCVLPALPAASAARAFFIFGDSLVDNGNNNYLMTSARADSWPYGIDTPDHRATGRFSNGKNVVDLISEQIGSVPVLPYLSPELDGENLLVGANFASAGIGILNDTGIQFANIIRISKQLTYFEQYKHRLAKLYGPERAARVVGGALTLITLGGNDFVNNYYLVPYSARSREFSLPDYIKYILSEYKQVLRRIHGLGARRILVTGVGPIGCVPAELAMHSLDGSCDPELQRASEAYNPQMEAMLNQLNAEVGSGNGNGAVFVAVNTRRAHDDFIADPKAYGFVTATEACCGQGRFNGIGICTMVSSLCANRDEYVFWDAFHPTERANRLIAQNYLTGSTDYISPMNLSTIIHLDRHLHD
- the LOC123128968 gene encoding GDSL esterase/lipase At5g33370 isoform X2 → MAASSWQVALLAFAVCVLPALPAASAARAFFIFGDSLVDNGNNNYLMTSARADSWPYGIDTPDHRATGRFSNGKNVVDLISEQIGSVPVLPYLSPELDGENLLVGANFASAGIGILNDTGIQFANIIRISKQLTYFEQYKHRLAKLYGPERAARVVGGALTLITLGGNDFVNNYYLVPYSARSREFSLPDYIKYILSEAYNPQMEAMLNQLNAEVGSGNGNGAVFVAVNTRRAHDDFIADPKAYGFVTATEACCGQGRFNGIGICTMVSSLCANRDEYVFWDAFHPTERANRLIAQNYLTGSTDYISPMNLSTIIHLDRHLHD